TTAACACCCACCCACCAATCCTCTCCAAAAATAAGTAACTATAGTCATCAAAAGCCTTTAGAGTCTTTTAACCCACTACTTGTTCATTTTAAGTTGAGAaccaatttctttcttttaagggAAACATATTAGCAAAGGTAGTATAAGTGCATAGTTCTAACATTTAATCAAAGATGAatgaacaaattaaataatggaaAAGAGTTAGGGGATACAATAGATGTTAGATCAATGTTTAAGTGCTAAAACAATTATCTAACAGAAAAGCTATTATAAACGTTTGTAATTTACTATAGAAATCGTTAAACAACTGAACTGGTATCCATGTGCATCACATCAACTTGTGTAGTTTCTTTTCCATATGTGCCTTTGCTGTGCTTGTAATAATTTGGGTTTTCACTGAATATAGGGTAGGGGTGGTGAAGAGTTGGCAACAGAACTCTCGGTTGCCCTTGAGCGATGCCTCTTAGGAGGAAAAAGTGGTGCAGGTTTGACTCATGACTAGAAAAGTAGATTGATAGTATTCACTTCCCTTGTTTTGATCAGTAACTTTTGCCCTTGATTAACAATCGTGCTTTTGTTGCCTCAGGGGCTGGGATTGACCTTTCATCTCTGATAGTTGTGGAAGGGAAGCTTTGCTGGGATCTTTATATTGAGGGCCTTGTTGTAAGCTCAGACGGCAATCTTCTAGATGCCCTTGGTGCTGCGATTAAGGTacattttcttgaattttgtcTACTCTTCTATGTCTCATTTGTTTACTTAAATAACCAGGTTTTGTACTTATTGTTTATACTAGGCTGCATGACCATATAAGCTTTGCTAGTTTGACCAAAACAATGAACAACAAACATCAGTGTCATGCCCGTGTATGGTCTGCTTATATCTGTCATTATTTCTGATTGAGCAACTCACATTTTGCAACTGAAGTCCCTTGAGCCTATATTTGTCTCTTTCGGTGTCGAGATCTACAATAATTTCCTCTTATATAGGACTCTACCGGAAGATTTGAACCCTTCATATTTAgtagattttttaataatcacAGTTGCTATCAAGAATATCTTGCTGGTAGTTAAAGCTGAAACTAATAAACCCTCATCCTCTTCGCAAGGCTGCTTTGAGCAATACCGGCATACCAAAAGTCAATGTTTCTGCAGAAGCATCGGCCAATGAACAACCCGAAGTTGACGTAAGCGATGAAGAATTTCTACAGTTTGACACATCTGGGGTTCCGGTCATAGTTACATTGACAAAGGTGGGTAGGCACTACATTGTGGATGCTACTCTGGAAGAGGAATCTCAAATGAGCTCTGCAATCTCCATATCCGTCAACAGGCACGGTCATGTCTGTGGATTGACCAAACGAGGGGGTGCTGGGGTCGATCCAAGCGTAATCCTTGACATGATATCCGTGGGCAAACATGTGAGCGAGCAATTACTAAACAAGTTGGATTCAGAGATAGCTGCTGCTGAAGctgatgaagaagaatgataAAGCTTTTAAGGTCAGATCTCTGAAACTCTTGTTCATTTACATTGTAGAATCTTGGAACTTGCATCTGAGTTAGAATTCTAGTGTAGATGATATAGATGATTGTAAGGCAGTGAGTGATCTTGTAAAATTAGCAGTTTTTTAGTCCTTTGATTCTGTCATGGTATTTGATCTCAGTTTAGTTGTGTCtgaaatgataaaatgaagGGCAGATGTTGCATCACTTGCAATTGTGGCtagataattattaattttagacaATTTATCTTCATTTGTAGTTCATAGTTTCCTCACATTTCTAAGGTTTGTATTGGAACTAAAATTGTAAtatccaaaatttgaaaaaggagGAGATACGACTAGAAACAAGACGCttgttcattttcattttgtgtaGATTCAACGGCGATAGTTAGATTTTGACATAATATTGAGATAGTTGATAAATAGTAGGGTCACTTTACCATATAGTCAGTTATGACTATATGAAGATTGAAGATTGTTCGAGTCGTTAGCTAATTTCTAGTTGTAAATTCTTTTGATGTGATAGAGGGTATATATGTTCTAGACTTGGAACGTCCAAAGGAAATAGTAAAGAGCATAGCTAAGGTAAGTGATTCATATGAATCCAATCAAGGAATAGATCACATGATGCCACCGTTGATAGTAGTTTGAGGAACTCGAAGGAGCTAGATAATGTGAATCCAACATTGGGTTAAGGTTAAGTTACGTGATACTAGTGATTTAGCTGAGCTCTAAAGAGCTAGATGATGTGAACTCAATGGTTGAGATGACTCAAAGAAGCTAGATGAGATATCCAAATTGAAAACCCTACCATGAACTCAGTTGTAAGACTTTTTAGTGTTGTATAACTCCGAAGAGTTGACCAAGTCTTATTCTAATATTCTCATAATGAATAACCTATGATTAAGATTCTAGGTTATCACCATTAAAGGTATATAAGATACACGATATGTTAATTCTAAGTTTGATTGATGTCGATAAATCTATGAGTGAGCTACGtactaagtatatttttatactcgtTCATGTTACTTATTCATTTTAGATAGTATCTGAATTTATACAACTTATTCATTTTAGGTtcagtaaaagaaaattaaacttttttctaAGGGATTGtttggtttgaaattttatttaagatgtccgaaaatctaataattgtgttcgaatatattataaataatatgcaTTAAATCTTGAGTTTTTTTAGGGTATTAaattataccaaaaaaaaaaaaaaataataatagtcgTAGAAAACAATTAGTAAGGTCatcaaattgaattatattttgaaacgttcattgtatttttaatatcttttgaaattaaaaagtattataaaaaaaaatttaaattgagaCAATggggaaagttcaaaaatattttattaattgaatttatttaatatattatctcGAGCAAGATCTTGGTACAAATCTGACCCATATCTAAAAAGAcgattaattttagattttaatacCGATCACTAAATAAGATACCGatcactatttatttatttatttttatttcctttttgtaaaGGTTgactaaatagaaaaaaaaaaaaaaaaaaaagaaaaaaaaaaaaaaaaaaaaaaaaaaaaaaaaaatttacagaaCAATTTTGGTAAATGTTAGTAATTTTTATTGGGGGTAAAAAGAACcgttgaatattatatatttatttatttatttattttcgataatattttttagaattttgagtactaatatatattttattggttaattttaactgtctattaaaaaatgtaattacttaaatggttgaaaattataattttgtgtgATATAAGACATTAAATTgataaagaatcaaaatttggaaataaaaaaaataaaagaaataaagactttttttttaatgtttaatttgaaaataaaacaaatattaaattcatacattttgtttatttatttatttattattattattattatttttcaaacttgTGTGGGGCCCACAAAGAAACGGTGCATTGGGTCGAGTAAGCTGCCAGCCTTACCTTCCTAACTAAACTCGCCTTCTGATTTTGTAGTTGACTATTGACTTTCACGGGTCATATTTTTTCAACCGTGCGGCGTCGTCATGTTGATATATAAATCTTAAGATAAACTCGAGCTCCGTTTAGAATTTGataattgataattttatttattaagtcgtgtttgttaatatattttttttttacaatattgtttgaattaaatattaatgttatacattaattaattaataaatgattatttGATATCATACGATAAATGGTAAAGTAAATAGAAATCTATTTAATCGGTGGAAATGAGGTCCTGCGGGGATCTGCCTCGACCGAAGTGGAGAACGggagaaagaacaagaaaagttttttcattttcatttccatctcgaccctaattaattaattaattatttatttatttatgactCGTTTgtcatattaaaattttaaattttagaaattacgttagttaaatattataattatatttttacgtatgaaattataaaaacatttctcgattttttttcttggattataaaatatgtctattatttcaaaagctgcaatattatattttatcgGTTTTAAAACTACACTAAAGATTTGATAAAATGTTAGTCACACCATCTATTTCAAACAGAATTTGTCTCGTGGACACACAAATAGTCCTAAACTCGTaggatttctttttcctcttcgCATTCTGACTTCTGTAGGTTTCCCGATGATAAGGAGATCTGCGAGAATTTTGACCcatattttatcatttcttcgaaattatctttttagtgttggatgatgaaagtcccacatcgactaatttagggaatgatcatgagtttataatcaaagaatactctctctatttgtATAATAtgttttgggaaagcccaaagcaaagacatgagacattatgctcaaagtggacaataccatgccatcgtggagagtcgtgttcatctaacacatACCAcgatgaaataattaaaaaaatttacaaatatatttggtttttatttttttaatttaaaaacttgataagaataattaaaaaaaaacatttaaatctCATTTTATGTGGGAattgaaacttagaaaaaggacaaaaacctatatataattaattaattaattaattaaattataaatttaatttttgaactcttttaataaattttaaaatttttaattttttttggttgaaattttttattttgtgtgaTAAATTTGTCTAAATTTTtttcgta
This sequence is a window from Cucurbita pepo subsp. pepo cultivar mu-cu-16 chromosome LG04, ASM280686v2, whole genome shotgun sequence. Protein-coding genes within it:
- the LOC111792238 gene encoding exosome complex component RRP42, whose protein sequence is MKGLSVGEKLFIQGGIAQDLRTDGRRRLTYRPISVETDVISQANGSARVRMGGTEVIATVKAELGRPNAMQPDKGKVSIFVDCSPTAEPTFEGRGGEELATELSVALERCLLGGKSGAGAGIDLSSLIVVEGKLCWDLYIEGLVVSSDGNLLDALGAAIKAALSNTGIPKVNVSAEASANEQPEVDVSDEEFLQFDTSGVPVIVTLTKVGRHYIVDATLEEESQMSSAISISVNRHGHVCGLTKRGGAGVDPSVILDMISVGKHVSEQLLNKLDSEIAAAEADEEE